The following are encoded together in the Deltaproteobacteria bacterium genome:
- a CDS encoding 4Fe-4S dicluster domain-containing protein → MPQFGWHVNIAKCIGCKGCEAACKQEFNLKPGLRRRRVIEQEGFTGAAGAEQPFRRFISMSCNHCATPACVTACPSGAITKDANTGVVTIDEKKCTGARRCIAACPYGAISYDPETKKADKCTGCAHRLNSTVLPVEKRIPACVLSCTSYALHFSADLAKIDGGTFGEAKKTTEPPTGYADLSDPALTNPSVRFSLKRDG, encoded by the coding sequence ATGCCCCAATTCGGCTGGCATGTGAATATCGCGAAGTGCATCGGCTGCAAGGGCTGCGAGGCCGCTTGCAAGCAGGAGTTCAACCTCAAGCCCGGCCTGCGCCGCCGGCGGGTGATCGAGCAGGAGGGCTTCACCGGAGCCGCGGGGGCGGAGCAGCCCTTCCGCCGCTTCATCAGCATGTCGTGCAACCACTGCGCGACGCCGGCCTGCGTGACGGCGTGTCCGAGCGGCGCGATCACCAAGGACGCGAATACCGGCGTCGTCACCATCGACGAGAAGAAGTGCACCGGCGCGCGGCGCTGCATCGCCGCGTGTCCCTACGGGGCGATCTCCTACGACCCCGAGACGAAGAAGGCGGACAAGTGCACGGGGTGCGCGCACCGCCTGAACAGCACGGTGCTCCCGGTCGAGAAGCGGATACCGGCTTGCGTGCTCTCCTGCACCTCGTACGCGCTGCACTTCAGCGCCGACCTGGCGAAGATCGACGGCGGAACCTTCGGAGAGGCCAAGAAGACCACGGAGCCGCCGACCGGCTACGCGGACCTCAGCGACCCGGCCTTGACGAACCCGTCGGTGCGCTTCAGTCTCAAACGCGATGGCTAG